Below is a window of Dictyostelium discoideum AX4 chromosome 1 chromosome, whole genome shotgun sequence DNA.
ataactaaaaataaaaaaaaaaaaaatttttatttttttttttttttttttcagataattttattttgttgtaaCCCTCAACAAAGCatacaatttataaatatacaCTCAAAAATCAGCTGATTTTGGACTTCCtaagtgttttttttttttttttttttatttttaattttttttattaattttgttttatttttaaaaaggagGGTTACATGTGTGatggtaaaaataattttttttgatttagtTTTTCCTattatataaacaaaaaaaaactttttttttttttcactcattcattcattcattcattataACCtcaacaaacaaacaaacatcaaaataataagtgtaaataaaataaaataaataaattttttatttatttatttattttaacacattttttatcattgtattttttattttcttttatttattttatttatttaattgttgtaacATTACTTTatagtttaaatattttattattatttttttgtttttactttttttttttttttttaaaatttatttatttatttaattaatcacgcataaaatttataaatatatataaaaaaaaaatgggagAGTTTAAATCACAACTTAGAACTTTActcaaaaaaaatcttttactAAAAGGTAAATCAAAATGTGCAATTTGTTGCGAAATTTTATTCCcgattattgttattttagtAATTTTTGCAATTTTAGgtaagtaaaaaataaaaataaaaataaactcaATCTATTTTCAGCTATGTGTGTGGTGTTATTAAtcattttactttttttttatttttttatttcaaacaaattaatttcttttatttttttattttttttattttttttttaattagttttGGTTATGGCATTTAAAGCAAATTATGATCCATATAATGCAAGTAACTTTGTTAATAGATTTGAAAATACAGTATTACTTTATGGTAATGCAGATGGAGCATTAAATGTTGAACAATTAGGAGTtatgaatattttaaagaatgaaGTTGCAACAgcaaaaaatttgaattcaACACAAATTGATCAACTTTTTATAGAGATTAATGATCAAACAGCAATGGAAGCAttctttcaaaataaatcagATTTTGTATTTTCTGCAGTTTGGTTTAATAATAGTGCATTATCAAGTGGTACCAATCCATTTCAATATAATATTAGAGTTGATAGTGATGACGTTATGGACACTGAAGAGTTGATTAAAGAGGATGATACATCAGATAGTGAAGTTTATGTAAAGAAACGTTTTGTTGCAACACAAGTTGCAATGGATCAAGCAATCTTTAGTTACtttggtttaaataaaacattaaatGTAAAGGGTCAACGTTATCCAGATCCATGGACAGAATTATGGCAAAAATGGATCCAAGGTAGAGATGGTATTTTCAAAGACGCAGGTTCAGTATTTATCACAGCAGCATTAATGATTTTTGGTTTCCGTTTAATAACAGATTTagtaattgaaaaagaaactaAAATTCGTGAatcaatgaaaatgatggGTTTAAATGATTTGGCTTATTTCATCTCTTGGATGATTACAAGTTTAGTAACTGCTCTACcagttaatttaataatttcaattattttaaaaggttCATCAGTAATTCATCATACAAATTGGGGAGTTGTAATATTTACAttaattctttatcttttaactTTATTACTCTTGGCATTCATATTAAGTAtgttttttgataaatcCAAATTTTGTGGTTTACTTTcttttgtaattattattgcaATTAATATTGGTGGTATTTTCGTTGCAAAATATGATTTTGCTCCAGGTGCTAAATTATTCCTTTGTTTAATTTCACCAATTGCAATTGCATGTTCAATTTTTGCAATGAGTGCTAGAGATTTAGAAGAAATTAATACTTATAATTGGGATATGATGGTAACTGAAAagtaagtaaaaataaaataaataataataataataataataataataataataataattattaactttttattgttattatttttttttagtcaaGTAATTGGAATGTTAGTTTTagatattttcttttatatatttttagtttGGTATTTAGATAATGTTGTAACAACTGAATTTGGtacaaaacaaaaatggtATTTCTTATTTACTAAAAAATATTGGTTCCCAAAGAAATGtaatgaaaatggtgatgAACAAGATATTGAATCAACTTATCAAAATGAAGATGTTGAAATGACACCAGTTGGAGTTGGTCAAAAAGTTACAATTTCAATTCGTAATCTTAGAAAAGAATATAATACTGGTGATGGTTTAAGAGTTGCAGttaatgatttatatttAGATATGtatgaaaatcaaattcatgCATTGCTTGGTCCAAATGGTAGTGGTAAATCAACAACCATTGGTATGATGACAGGTTTAACACCTCCAACTAATGGTAACGCATTTGTTCATGGTTATggtattttaaatcaaatgtcATCCGTCAGAAAACATCTTGGTGTTTGTCCACAAACTGATATCATTTGGCAACAATTGACAGTATTGGATCATTTGAAAATCTATGCATCATTAAAAGGTGTTTCACCATCTGAAATTCAAAGAGAAGCTGAAAAAATGGCCGTTGAAGTTGATCTTGGAGAAAAAATTCATAGTCAAGCTGGTTCATTGTCTGGTGGTCAAAAACGTAAACTTTGTCTTGGTATTGCTTTCATTGGTAGATCAGATGTCATCTTTTTGGATGAAGTTTCATCTGGTATGGATCCATTAAGTAGAAGAGTTGTTTGGgactttttattaaaatataaaaaaggtAGAACTATCATTCTCACAACTCATTATTTAGAAGAAGCCGATTATTTGGGTGATCGTATTGCAATTATTTCTCATGGTAAATTACGTTGTGATGGTTCATcactttatttaaaaaataaatttggttGTGGTTATCTTTTAACTTGTAgtaaaatattatcatcaatgaATAACTTTAACGCTCAACAAGTTACAGAATTTATTCATAATTATATTCCAGAAGCTACCATTTTATCAAATGCAGGTACTGAATTAAGTTATCGTCTTCCAACTGCATCTTTACCACATTTCGCCCAATTTTTCCGTGAATTTGATGATAGATTACAATCATTTGGTTTACTTACTTATGGTATTTCAGTTACAACATTGGAAGAGGTATTCCTTAGTCTTGGTCGTGAAGCTGCATTGGAGAAAGGTGGTTTCAATATtgatcaaaatgaaaatcaagatCTTGAACAACTTAGAAAATCAATTGCAATTAGTTCAACTGGTGTTAAAGCTGGCCAACAATTTAAAGGTCTATTGATTAAACGTATTAAAACTTCAATTAAAGATGCAAAATCATTCTTTTTAACATTGGTAATTCCATTGGTTTTCATTATTGGTTCAATTATTATGTATAAAGCAATGGATAAACCACAAATTTTCTATAATAATGCTACCGTTCCATTAACTATGAATCTTGGTATCTATTCAggtttagaaaataattttgtacCAATGCAATCATCAAATGAACTAAATTGggaaaattctttaaattcaagTCCAtactttaataaatttagatttattcCACAAACAGAAAACTTtgaagattatttaattgaaggtAAAACAAATGGTTCTTTTGCTTATAAATCATCAGCTGGTGCAATTAACTTTACCTTACCAATTGATgtttcatcaacaacaattgatTATACAGCATTTTATAATAAGGATTATATTCATTCATTACCAGTTCATATTAATTTAGTGAATGATGCCGTATTAAGAAAACATAATAACATTGGTATTCAAGTTACAAATATGCCATTTAAACatgttttatcaaatttcGATCTTGCAAGTGAAGGTATGAATATTTCATCAATCgtttactttattattattatgatggCAGGTTATGCATTAATGGCAGGTTCATTCGCTGGTAATGTTGCACAAGAACGTACCAATCGTGTAAAGAGATTACTTTATATTTCAGGTTGTAAGAAATATGTTTATTGGTTATCAAATTTAGTTTGGGattatttcttttcattCATTCTTATTCTATTGACAACTTGTATCTTGGCAGGTATTcgtgaaaattataaatctcAATTTGGTCTTATGTTcctttgtttaattttattctgTGTCTCTGTTGTACCATTATCTTATTTATTATCTTATAGATTCGCTAGTTTTGGTAAAGCAACTGGTGCAATCACTGCAATTCATTTTGCAATTGGTATTATTTTCGTAATTATTAGTCTTAATCTTCGTATTCAAGTACTCATTGATCAAGATGTTGATTTCCAAAAAGCTGCAGATGCTGTTGATATAGTTTTCTGTATCCTCTCACCATTGTTTGCCTATAGTAGAATTCTTTTCTTAGTTTCTGAATTCCCAGGTTCTGTACGTGTTGGTACACTTAAAGTCGATAATTATTGGTCAATGGATTATGGTGGTTCACCAATGATCATTCTTGCAGCTCATTGTATCGTTTGGGTATCTTGGATTATGATTTTAGATTATACTCCAgaattaattggtaaaattaGAAATCCAAAGAATATTGAagctccaccaccaccagatgatgaagattcaGATGTTACCGCCGAAAGAACTAGACTCTTATCAGTGGGTCCAAATGATGAACCACTTCAATTTAGAAATCTTCATAAATTATTCCCAGCAGTTGGTAAAGCTGCTCCAAAGGCCGCTGTTTATAATTCAACTTTATCTATTCCAAAAGGTCAAACCTTTGGTCTCTTGGGTTTAAATGGTGCTGGTAAAACCACTACTATTGCAATGCTTTGTGGTGATATTGTACCATCTTCTGGTGAAGTTACAATCAATGGTCATGATTTAATCACTGATAGAGGTCAAGCATTAAGAAGCAATGGTTTATGTCCACAATTTGATGCTCTCATCACATTATTATCTGCTCGTGAACAATTAACATTATATTGCGCAATTAAAGGTGTTCCAGAGGATAAAGTTAAAGAAGTTGTTGAAGCTTTCATTAAAATGATGGATCTTGGTGCTATTGCAAATTCAAATACTGGAGGCTATTCAGGTGGTAATAAGAGAAAGACTTCATTGTCAATTGCAATGTTGGGTAATCCATCTATTGTCTCGCTCGATGAACCTTCCACTGGTTGTGATGCTGTCGTTAGAAAATATATTTGGAATGTAGTTAGTGAACTTGCTAAAGATAAAGTTATCATTCTCACAAGTCATAGTATGGCAGAGGTTGAAGCTTTATGCTATAGAATGACCATCATGAGAGATGGTAAAATGAAATGTTTAGGTTCCATTCAACATATTAAATCCAAATTTGGTGCTGGTTATACTTTTGATGTTAAATTTAAGAAGGAATATTTAGATAGTGGTATTCAAACCGTTCTCAAAGCAATTCCAAACTCTATTGTCTTGGATGAACATGATGTTATGGCAAGTTTCGAAATTCCAAATCCACCTGATAATCCTGTTAAAATTTCAACTCTATTCGAATCACTCTCTCATTTAACCATTTTAGATGATTACAATGTTAGTCAAACATCTTTAGAAAGTGTTTTCCTTAAACTTACTGGTGCTTCTTATGAAGAtcgtttaaatttaaataatcaaaaacatACTTCcgattaaattaaataaaaaaaataaataaataaaaaaaataaaaaaataaattatcatatatataaataaaaaaaaaaaaaaatacaataaaatatatttattttattcatctaacaattataattatttttttattttatttttatatgctCTAAGCATcatgttattaatatttcttgAGTCTTTATTAGTTGCTAATGATAACAGTACCATAGTAGctattatttctttaaataattgaccaacttttacaattattatttttgcaaaaaaccaatttttttttttttcttttttttttttaaaaatctatttattGTGATTTAACCCCTctcacacaaaaaaaattcaaaataaaattaatcagTTTACAAAACActcttttataaaaaaaaaaaaaaaaaagttattttattattttttttattacccCACgtagataatttaaatatagccaacctctttttttatttttttttttatttcttttttaattttttttttttttgtaattttttttttttataagttaggttatgaaaatgaaagaaataattaataattttaaagaaataatatcaataccaacagttgtaaattcaaatttcaCAGGATTTGATGAAGAAACAGTTAATGTTTCAATTGCATTATCTCAAACTGATTTcgaaaataagaaaaataaattatatcaaatagataaatcaattttatttcaattaaatggGAACAATATAGATAAAGTTATTTCTTCACCATTCCCAATTGAAATAACTACaacaaatatttcaatttcaaattcattttcaaaaaaattaataattaaagaaattaacaaTACAGAATTTGAATATcattttgatattattacaaatagcaataatttaattaccacaatcaaatcaaaagatatacatagaaaaattttaaatgatggtaattattatgaataataataataataaataataaaaattttaaattaatttacaaataattaattatttacaatttttcttattaaaataaatgttttgTCATTTTATAACTATAATCAATTTAGAATGGTTTGGAGGATTTTCATGGTCACCATGTGAAAATTTTATAGCTTTTATTgcagataataaaataaaaaatagttcAGGTTTCtttgaaaaagatttaaaaaataaagaaaatataggtgatcaatatttatataagGAAAATTTAGGTGAAACATATTCAAATGTACATAATCCaacaatttttataattgatttaataaaagaatCTGTTTATCCAATTGAACCATTcccaattgattcaataatGGCAGGTCAAGTTATTTGGGAACCAAATGGAAatggatttttatttttaggttgggaaattggaaaaagaatttatggAATGAAATTATGTTTTAGtagaattaattcaatttattattttaattttaaaatttttttacaaatcgaaagaaataataacaataataaaaattcaaatgataaatttgcatatataaaaaatttaattaattcaaataaaaaagttagtTTTAGAAGTTTAAGATTTTCACCAGACGGTAAtaatttggtttttattGGATTTGACGAATTAATTCATAATCATAATTCatgttcaaaattatttttattaccttGGTCAAAAGAAATTTCATTACAACTTGGTGGTGCTGGTAGTGCTGGTGGCGCTGGTGGTGCTGGTGGTTATAGTGAAATAGAATTTCAAACATTGATAgattataaattttcaaatgatttagaaTCATTTTATGGAATTTATTGTATGGGAGTTCCTAAATGtacatttattaataatgaaaccattattttttcaaattcagttggatcaattaataaaatgatttcttttaatattttaaccaaaaaattaaaatttatagaaAGTAAAGGAATTTTCGAAAGTAATgatcaaaaacaacaacaacaacttttaaattatcatattTACAGTGTTATGAAAGGAATGATTTTAACAAGAgtttcatcaattaataaaccaccttcaatttatttactaaaaattgataataatttaaatattattaaatcaattgaaatttataaatcaccaattaaaaatcaaaatttaatttcaagtgaaatttcaattcatAAAGTCCCAATttcatataataatagtagtaat
It encodes the following:
- the abcA2 gene encoding ABC transporter A family protein, whose translation is MGEFKSQLRTLLKKNLLLKGKSKCAICCEILFPIIVILVIFAILVLVMAFKANYDPYNASNFVNRFENTVLLYGNADGALNVEQLGVMNILKNEVATAKNLNSTQIDQLFIEINDQTAMEAFFQNKSDFVFSAVWFNNSALSSGTNPFQYNIRVDSDDVMDTEELIKEDDTSDSEVYVKKRFVATQVAMDQAIFSYFGLNKTLNVKGQRYPDPWTELWQKWIQGRDGIFKDAGSVFITAALMIFGFRLITDLVIEKETKIRESMKMMGLNDLAYFISWMITSLVTALPVNLIISIILKGSSVIHHTNWGVVIFTLILYLLTLLLLAFILSMFFDKSKFCGLLSFVIIIAINIGGIFVAKYDFAPGAKLFLCLISPIAIACSIFAMSARDLEEINTYNWDMMVTENQVIGMLVLDIFFYIFLVWYLDNVVTTEFGTKQKWYFLFTKKYWFPKKCNENGDEQDIESTYQNEDVEMTPVGVGQKVTISIRNLRKEYNTGDGLRVAVNDLYLDMYENQIHALLGPNGSGKSTTIGMMTGLTPPTNGNAFVHGYGILNQMSSVRKHLGVCPQTDIIWQQLTVLDHLKIYASLKGVSPSEIQREAEKMAVEVDLGEKIHSQAGSLSGGQKRKLCLGIAFIGRSDVIFLDEVSSGMDPLSRRVVWDFLLKYKKGRTIILTTHYLEEADYLGDRIAIISHGKLRCDGSSLYLKNKFGCGYLLTCSKILSSMNNFNAQQVTEFIHNYIPEATILSNAGTELSYRLPTASLPHFAQFFREFDDRLQSFGLLTYGISVTTLEEVFLSLGREAALEKGGFNIDQNENQDLEQLRKSIAISSTGVKAGQQFKGLLIKRIKTSIKDAKSFFLTLVIPLVFIIGSIIMYKAMDKPQIFYNNATVPLTMNLGIYSGLENNFVPMQSSNELNWENSLNSSPYFNKFRFIPQTENFEDYLIEGKTNGSFAYKSSAGAINFTLPIDVSSTTIDYTAFYNKDYIHSLPVHINLVNDAVLRKHNNIGIQVTNMPFKHVLSNFDLASEGMNISSIVYFIIIMMAGYALMAGSFAGNVAQERTNRVKRLLYISGCKKYVYWLSNLVWDYFFSFILILLTTCILAGIRENYKSQFGLMFLCLILFCVSVVPLSYLLSYRFASFGKATGAITAIHFAIGIIFVIISLNLRIQVLIDQDVDFQKAADAVDIVFCILSPLFAYSRILFLVSEFPGSVRVGTLKVDNYWSMDYGGSPMIILAAHCIVWVSWIMILDYTPELIGKIRNPKNIEAPPPPDDEDSDVTAERTRLLSVGPNDEPLQFRNLHKLFPAVGKAAPKAAVYNSTLSIPKGQTFGLLGLNGAGKTTTIAMLCGDIVPSSGEVTINGHDLITDRGQALRSNGLCPQFDALITLLSAREQLTLYCAIKGVPEDKVKEVVEAFIKMMDLGAIANSNTGGYSGGNKRKTSLSIAMLGNPSIVSLDEPSTGCDAVVRKYIWNVVSELAKDKVIILTSHSMAEVEALCYRMTIMRDGKMKCLGSIQHIKSKFGAGYTFDVKFKKEYLDSGIQTVLKAIPNSIVLDEHDVMASFEIPNPPDNPVKISTLFESLSHLTILDDYNVSQTSLESVFLKLTGASYEDRLNLNNQKHTSD